The proteins below are encoded in one region of Coffea arabica cultivar ET-39 chromosome 4c, Coffea Arabica ET-39 HiFi, whole genome shotgun sequence:
- the LOC113738495 gene encoding uncharacterized protein, with protein sequence MLQFPAFMTQYPWSTRMIPTSYLLPAQWPQPQSDELLLSMEEAEFEEKCNEIRKTNSNLLVIGKATTDNDKEDFDNDADDDDADNVEESEGDDFEQETG encoded by the exons ATGTTGCAATTTCCGGCATTCATGACTCAGTACCCATGGTCGACTCGGATGATTCCGACGTCGTATCTGCTTCCAGCTCAGTGGCCTCAGCCCCAAAGCGACGAGCTCCTTCTCTCCATGGAAGAGGCCGAATTCGaagaaaag TGCAATGAAATCCGAAAAACAAATAGCAATCTTCTTGTGATTGGGAAGGCAACTACAGACAATGATAAAGAAGACTTCGACAATGATgcagatgatgatgatgctgaCAATGTAGAAGAGTCTGAAGGAGATGACTTTGAGCAGGAGACTGGTTGA